A genomic stretch from Candidatus Woesearchaeota archaeon includes:
- the tadA gene encoding Flp pilus assembly complex ATPase component TadA → MIRKKKGSGFFEDYSISKESVDNVLKVNYLNTPRIPSIEEDSLCMAKTCELLASNPNITKIIFSQKHDFEYEYDQVRLLLEIAKLYKRLIKQKDVFSYSSLNSISSGPDMLTERYNEVQSLIFSHLTKDPIGCYVELKRITRREKIELDKEIDPVILESRKKYVELLNYLIQSLENTRLIQLSSHYLAGFKVGSRDIYRKLFKPNIKPDFMFTKLMATYPKGAEEIMNYSLGDTEVIIFKLPENVQYLYHVTPPEFNLSEDKYEVLDMARNIMSEYSPDEQDFVDPERIREIFYNVGADLLEELCVHKNLDVDTTELEELTQILVRYTVGFGLIEVLLKDTNVQDISVNSPTGQAPIFLVHNIFGDCKTNIWPSLSDAESWASKLRMISGRPLDEANPILDTDLEIPGVATARISVINKPLNPTGLAYSFRRHRDKPWTLALFIKYKMINSLAAGLLSFLIDGNRTMLVAGTRSAGKSSLLGGVLVEIMRNYRIITIEDTLELPSSALRQLGYNIQSMRVASALSKGTNELAADEGIRTTLRLGDSALFVGEVRSTEARALYEAMRVGALASVVAGTIHGDSPYGVFDRVVNDLNVPRTSFKATDLIIVANPIRSPDGLHKWRRVTQITEVRKDWEHDPMVEKGFVDLMKYNSVTDELEPSDALINGDSEILKAIASNVKEWAGSWDAIWDNILLRTRIKETLVNSAETHNDLDMLEAEFVILCNDQFHKISERVKDERGVLDSERIFFEWNEWLKKQVKLRMDERNA, encoded by the coding sequence TTGATTAGAAAGAAAAAAGGAAGTGGGTTTTTTGAAGATTACTCTATTAGTAAGGAAAGTGTTGATAATGTTTTAAAGGTTAATTATTTGAATACTCCTAGGATTCCTTCTATTGAAGAAGATTCTTTGTGTATGGCTAAGACTTGTGAGTTGCTTGCTAGTAATCCTAATATTACTAAGATTATTTTTTCTCAGAAGCATGATTTCGAGTACGAGTATGATCAAGTTCGTTTGTTGTTAGAAATTGCTAAGTTATATAAGCGTTTAATTAAGCAAAAAGATGTTTTTTCTTATTCTTCTCTTAATTCTATTAGTTCTGGTCCTGATATGTTGACTGAGCGTTATAACGAGGTTCAGAGTCTTATTTTTAGTCATTTAACTAAGGATCCTATTGGTTGTTATGTTGAGTTAAAGCGTATTACTCGTAGGGAAAAAATTGAATTGGATAAAGAAATTGATCCTGTTATTCTTGAGTCTAGGAAGAAGTACGTTGAATTGCTAAATTATCTTATTCAGAGTCTTGAGAATACTCGTTTGATCCAGTTGTCTTCGCATTATTTGGCTGGTTTTAAGGTTGGTAGTAGAGATATTTATCGTAAGTTATTCAAGCCTAATATTAAGCCTGATTTTATGTTTACTAAGCTCATGGCTACTTATCCTAAGGGCGCTGAGGAAATTATGAATTATAGTCTTGGTGATACTGAAGTTATCATTTTTAAGTTGCCTGAGAATGTTCAGTATTTGTATCATGTGACTCCTCCTGAGTTTAATCTTAGTGAAGATAAATATGAAGTTCTTGATATGGCTCGTAATATTATGTCTGAGTATAGTCCTGATGAGCAAGACTTTGTTGATCCTGAGCGTATCAGAGAAATTTTTTATAACGTGGGTGCTGATTTGTTGGAGGAGCTTTGCGTTCATAAAAATCTTGATGTTGATACTACTGAGCTTGAGGAGTTGACTCAGATTCTTGTTCGTTACACTGTTGGGTTTGGTTTGATTGAAGTCTTGTTGAAAGATACTAATGTTCAAGATATTAGTGTTAATAGTCCTACTGGTCAAGCACCTATTTTTTTAGTTCATAATATTTTTGGTGATTGTAAGACTAATATTTGGCCTAGTCTTAGTGATGCTGAGTCTTGGGCTTCTAAGCTTAGAATGATTTCTGGTCGTCCTCTTGATGAGGCTAATCCTATTCTTGATACTGATTTGGAAATTCCTGGTGTTGCTACTGCTAGGATTAGTGTTATTAATAAACCTTTGAATCCTACTGGTTTGGCTTATTCTTTTAGGCGTCATCGTGATAAGCCTTGGACTTTGGCTTTGTTTATTAAGTATAAGATGATTAATTCTTTGGCTGCTGGTCTGCTTAGTTTTTTGATTGATGGTAATAGGACTATGTTGGTCGCTGGTACTCGTAGTGCAGGTAAATCTTCTTTGCTTGGTGGAGTTTTGGTTGAAATTATGCGTAATTATCGTATTATTACTATTGAGGACACTCTTGAGTTGCCTAGTTCTGCTTTGCGTCAGCTTGGTTATAATATTCAGTCTATGAGGGTTGCTTCTGCTTTGTCTAAGGGTACTAATGAGCTTGCGGCTGATGAGGGTATTAGGACTACTCTTCGTCTTGGTGATAGTGCTTTGTTTGTTGGTGAAGTTCGTAGTACTGAGGCTCGTGCTTTGTATGAAGCTATGAGGGTTGGTGCTCTTGCGAGCGTGGTTGCTGGTACTATTCATGGCGATAGTCCTTATGGTGTTTTTGATCGTGTGGTGAATGATTTGAATGTTCCTAGAACTAGTTTTAAAGCGACTGATTTGATTATTGTTGCTAATCCTATTCGTAGTCCTGATGGTCTTCATAAGTGGAGACGTGTTACTCAAATTACCGAGGTTCGTAAGGATTGGGAGCATGATCCTATGGTTGAGAAGGGTTTTGTTGATTTGATGAAGTATAATTCTGTTACTGATGAGTTAGAGCCTAGTGATGCTTTGATTAATGGTGATTCTGAGATTTTGAAGGCTATTGCTAGTAATGTTAAGGAATGGGCTGGTTCTTGGGATGCTATTTGGGATAATATTTTGCTTAGGACTCGTATTAAGGAGACATTAGTTAATAGTGCTGAGACTCATAATGATCTTGATATGTTGGAGGCTGAGTTTGTTATTCTTTGTAATGATCAGTTTCATAAAATTAGTGAACGAGTTAAAGATGAACGCGGAGTGCTTGATAGTGAGAGGATTTTTTTTGAGTGGAATGAGTGGCTTAAGAAACAGGTTAAATTAAGGATGGATGAGCGTAATGCTTAG
- a CDS encoding ArsR family transcriptional regulator, giving the protein MSDFDFDFSGTKWVLLKQLEKEPLSPKELASLTSTSVANASQQLKLLEAQGYLKKIKIKGDYTRKDRDARILYSISKPMVWISKIGKDYVNRKEIKNPDNFLFNLLLCDLKDAMPVLKFFLNKEELFKRINCLFYLQTINNEIHFLIVTDDLDFFRKEHHSSEVLFDNKKHVVKFWSHSVDELKVGLERNEHYFVDLIKRAEIVLCDNEDVKVLFKEWRK; this is encoded by the coding sequence ATGAGTGACTTTGATTTTGATTTTTCAGGAACTAAATGGGTATTATTAAAACAGCTTGAAAAAGAGCCTTTATCACCTAAGGAACTTGCTAGTTTAACTAGTACTAGTGTTGCTAATGCTAGTCAGCAATTAAAGCTTTTGGAAGCTCAAGGTTATCTTAAAAAAATTAAGATTAAAGGAGATTATACTAGGAAGGATCGAGATGCTAGAATTCTTTACAGCATATCTAAGCCCATGGTTTGGATTAGTAAGATTGGTAAAGATTATGTTAATAGGAAAGAAATTAAGAATCCTGATAATTTTTTGTTTAATCTTTTACTTTGTGATTTGAAAGATGCTATGCCTGTTTTGAAATTTTTTCTTAATAAAGAAGAGTTGTTTAAGCGCATTAATTGTTTGTTTTATTTGCAGACTATTAACAATGAAATTCATTTCCTCATAGTTACTGATGATTTAGATTTTTTTAGGAAAGAACATCATTCTTCTGAAGTTTTATTTGATAATAAGAAGCACGTGGTGAAATTTTGGAGTCATTCTGTTGATGAGTTAAAAGTTGGTTTGGAACGTAATGAGCACTACTTTGTTGATTTGATTAAGCGAGCTGAGATTGTTCTTTGTGATAATGAAGATGTTAAGGTTTTGTTTAAGGAGTGGCGGAAATGA
- the serS gene encoding serine--tRNA ligase, with amino-acid sequence MFDIKLIREKPEEVQKNLERRKDPEKIKLLQKTINLDKEWRELKHEEDQIRSKRNQTSKLISEAKKTGKDPTPILEEAKKIPEQLKKIEEKRLELEKELNNYLKSIPNMLHDSVPYGKDDTENVELKKIGKPKKQDFELKPHQEIAENLGVADFERSAKIAGHGFYFLKGDLALLNQAIIRFSVDELIKKGYTYVEPPLMMNREAYETGVSMADFENVMYKIEGENTYLIATSEHPLLAQYKDETLQEDELPIKLIGYSMCFRREVGSRGIDTKGLFRTHQFNKVEQIILCKPEESWKYHEEIQKNAEELYEKLELPYRVVNICTGDIGDLAAKKYDIETWMPRQKEYKETGSNSNFTDYHARRANIKMHRKQNNTYEYLHTLNNTALATSRIMVAILENYQEKDGSVTIPKALQPYMYGKTKLETIKK; translated from the coding sequence ATGTTCGACATAAAACTAATAAGAGAAAAACCAGAAGAAGTACAAAAAAACTTAGAAAGAAGAAAAGACCCAGAAAAAATAAAACTTCTACAAAAAACAATAAATCTAGATAAAGAATGGCGAGAACTCAAACACGAAGAAGACCAAATAAGAAGCAAGAGAAACCAAACAAGCAAACTAATAAGTGAAGCCAAAAAAACAGGAAAAGACCCAACACCGATACTGGAAGAAGCCAAAAAAATACCTGAACAACTAAAAAAAATAGAAGAAAAAAGACTCGAATTAGAAAAAGAACTAAATAATTACTTAAAATCAATACCTAACATGTTACACGACTCAGTTCCCTACGGAAAAGATGACACAGAAAACGTAGAACTAAAAAAAATAGGCAAACCAAAAAAACAAGATTTCGAACTAAAACCACATCAAGAAATAGCAGAGAACCTAGGCGTAGCAGATTTCGAAAGAAGCGCAAAAATAGCGGGCCACGGATTCTACTTCCTAAAAGGAGATCTCGCATTACTAAACCAAGCAATAATAAGATTCTCAGTAGACGAACTAATAAAAAAAGGATACACCTACGTAGAACCACCACTAATGATGAACCGAGAAGCATACGAAACAGGAGTATCCATGGCTGACTTTGAAAACGTAATGTACAAAATAGAAGGAGAAAACACATACCTAATCGCAACTTCCGAGCATCCACTATTAGCACAATACAAAGACGAAACACTACAAGAAGACGAACTACCAATAAAACTAATAGGATACAGCATGTGCTTCAGAAGAGAAGTAGGAAGCAGAGGAATAGATACTAAAGGATTATTCAGAACGCACCAATTCAACAAAGTAGAACAAATAATATTATGCAAACCAGAAGAATCATGGAAATATCATGAAGAAATACAAAAAAATGCTGAAGAACTATACGAAAAACTAGAATTACCGTACCGCGTAGTAAACATATGCACAGGAGATATAGGAGATTTAGCAGCAAAAAAATACGACATAGAAACATGGATGCCAAGACAAAAAGAATACAAAGAAACCGGATCAAACTCAAACTTTACAGACTACCACGCAAGAAGAGCCAACATAAAAATGCACAGAAAACAAAACAACACTTATGAATACTTACACACACTAAATAATACAGCACTAGCAACCTCGAGAATCATGGTGGCAATACTAGAAAACTACCAAGAAAAAGATGGAAGCGTAACAATACCAAAAGCACTACAACCATACATGTACGGAAAAACAAAATTAGAAACAATAAAAAAATAA
- a CDS encoding replication factor C small subunit, translating into MDIKINEYSIWTEKYRPQTFKEIKGQEPIVQRVESFVKTKNMPHLLFSGPAGVGKTTLALVIVKQLFGEEWRENFLELNASDERGIDVIRQKVKDFARTKTLGDAPFKIIYLDESDALTREAQQALRRTMENYTQTTRFILSCNYSSKILDPIQSRCAVFKFKPIPKKEIIEIIEAIAKKEGLEITDSAKEALYQVSGGDCRKLENIMQSTSSLTKNIDEESIYSVASFAEPKDIRKILELCFQENFQEARKLLLETMIKQGLSGIDIIKQIQKEAWNSQVSNKSKLEMIKACGEAEFRMVEGSDEYIQLEALLAKFILLK; encoded by the coding sequence ATGGACATTAAAATAAACGAATACAGCATATGGACAGAGAAATACAGACCACAAACATTCAAAGAAATAAAAGGACAAGAACCCATAGTGCAAAGAGTAGAATCCTTCGTTAAAACAAAAAATATGCCTCACCTATTATTCTCAGGCCCAGCAGGAGTAGGAAAAACTACTCTGGCACTAGTAATAGTGAAACAATTATTTGGAGAAGAATGGAGAGAAAACTTCTTAGAACTAAACGCGTCAGATGAAAGAGGAATAGATGTGATAAGACAAAAAGTAAAAGACTTCGCAAGAACAAAAACCCTGGGAGACGCACCATTCAAAATCATATACTTAGACGAATCGGACGCACTAACAAGAGAAGCACAACAAGCACTAAGAAGAACAATGGAAAACTACACACAAACCACTAGGTTCATATTATCATGCAACTACAGCAGTAAAATCTTAGACCCCATACAAAGCAGATGCGCAGTATTCAAATTCAAACCAATACCAAAAAAAGAAATAATAGAAATCATAGAAGCAATAGCAAAAAAAGAAGGATTAGAAATAACAGATTCAGCAAAAGAAGCCCTGTACCAAGTATCAGGAGGAGACTGTAGAAAACTAGAAAACATAATGCAAAGCACGTCATCCCTAACCAAGAACATAGATGAAGAAAGCATATACTCAGTAGCGAGCTTCGCAGAACCAAAAGATATCAGAAAAATACTAGAATTATGCTTCCAAGAAAACTTTCAAGAAGCAAGAAAACTACTCTTAGAAACAATGATAAAACAAGGATTATCAGGCATAGACATAATAAAACAAATACAAAAAGAAGCATGGAACTCCCAAGTAAGCAACAAATCAAAACTAGAAATGATAAAAGCATGCGGAGAAGCAGAATTCAGAATGGTAGAAGGAAGCGACGAATACATACAACTAGAAGCACTACTCGCAAAGTTCATATTGCTAAAATAA